The Arachis hypogaea cultivar Tifrunner chromosome 14, arahy.Tifrunner.gnm2.J5K5, whole genome shotgun sequence genome has a segment encoding these proteins:
- the LOC140178608 gene encoding uncharacterized protein: MKKLAIEEVKPTRMSHQMADKSFKIPNGVVENLLVKIEEFIFPADFVILDMEEEGHSSIIFGQPFLATARAIIDVEKGEMTLRVHDEKMIINVFKAIQYPLEKEKHMRVEMIEEVEEELLEYDNQEDQEDEIEVEQEFIEEEVVEISFESKAEEKPEQELKPLPPHLKYVFLGEAEALPVIINSSLNIEEKTKLIEVLKVHKTALDWIIDDIKGINPAIYIANYKVGRKIPQEFTKQQVKKLLNEAKKFLWDEPFLFKRCPDGMIRKCVPKSEMRDILWHCHGSAYGGHFGPKRTVAKINGQAELANRELKRILEKTVGITIKDWARKLEDALWAYRIAFKTPIGRSPFQLLYGKSCHLLV; the protein is encoded by the exons ATGAAGAAGCTTGCAATAGAGGAAGTCAAGCCTACCAGGATGTCACACCAAATGGCTGATAAATCATTCAAAATACCAAATGGGGTTGTGGAAAATTTATTAGTGAAGATTGAAGAGTTCATTTTCCCTGCTGACTTTGTGATCttagacatggaagaagagggacACAGTTCAATCATATTTGGACAGCCTTTCTTAGCaacagcaagagccatcattgatgtggagaAAGGGGAGATGACCCTCAGGGTGCATGATGAAAAGATGATCATCAATGTCTTCAAAGCCATACAATATCCTCTAGAGAAGGAAAAGCACATGAGAGTGGAAATGATAGAAGAAGTGGAGGAGGAGCTACTGGAATATGACAACCAGGAGGATCAAGAAGATGAAATAGAGGTGGAACAAGAGTTTATAGAAGAGGAAGTAGTAGAGATTTCCTTTGAAAGCAAGGCAGAGGAGAAGCCAGAACAAGAGTTAAAACCTCTGCCCCCTCATCTCAAATATGTGTTTCTTGGAGAAGCAGAGGCCCtgccagtgatcataaactcatccTTAAACATAGAAGAGAAAACAAAGCTGATTGAAGTGTTGAAAGTTCACAAGACTGCTTTGGATTGGATAATTGATGATATCAAGGGCATAAACCCTGCcattt acattgcaaactacaaggttggAAGGAAGATCCCTCAAGaattcaccaagcaacaagtgaagaagttactCAATGAAGCCAAGAagttcttatgggatgaaccattcttATTCAAGAGGTGTccagatggaatgattaggaaATGTGTTCCTAAGAGTGAGATGAGAGACAtattatggcattgtcatggttcagcttatggtggacattttggaccAAAAAGAACAGTAGCCAAA atcAATGGCCAGGCAGAGCTtgcaaatagggagttgaagaggattttggagaaaacAGTGGGGATTACAATAAAGGATTGGGCCAGAAAACTAgaagatgctctctgggcatatagGATAGccttcaaaactcctattggaagGTCACCTTTTCAATTGTTGTATGGCAAGTCCTGCCACCTTCTTGTTtag